agcAAATTAAGCATTTCTTGAATGGTAGTTGTGTGTGTTCTTGATGCGAATGAGAGGTGCATTCCCTTGTAAAATCCCTGGGACTTAATAGGAAGATGTGAGCCTTAGAACAGAAGTTGGTTTTCTAGATGATCATGTAGACATGATGCTGAGCACCAAAGATGTTGATTGAAACgattgaaaaagaaatttgtctgagttcagattttacaccaatatttagaaaatcagcaaaagaacTTGGAGGCATGTTCTCAGGCATCCTGTTCAGCCCCATGCCCACATTGTCATAAAATCCGAGTGTGCGTACAGGGAGGcgcattcctttctgttctcatcacaggtccttccctggctctgcacctgcctgtcatgcgcctccatgtgaagagaccaccaaacaggctttgtgtgagcaataaagctttttaatcacctgggtgcaggcgggctgagtcccaaaagagagtcagggaagggagataagggtggggccattttatagggtttgggtaggtaaaggaaaattacagtcaaaggggggttgttctctggctctggcgggcaggagtgggggtcacaaagtgctcagtgggggagctttttgagccaggatgagccaggaaaaggaatttcacaagataataccatcccttaaggcaaggaccggccattttcacttcttttgtggtagaatgtcatcagttaaggtgggacagggcatttgcacttcttttgtgattcttcagttacttcaggccatctgggtgtatacgtgcaagtcacaggggatgcggtGGCTTGgattgggctcagaggcctgacattgcCCTCTTCCCGACCTCCCCTACCTTTTCCCTCCTGTGTGGTtctctcacaaagtgaatggcctcagccacagcttctctgcagctgcatcagacTGTGGCGACAGGAGTGGCTGTCCCCACGGAGCCCAGTCTTGCTTGCAGCTGCAGCCTGGTGATCATTTTGTACCTCAAGTACGTAATTCTACAGAACGAGAGCCAACATGCTGGGGATGGAGGCGTCTTTATCACggtgctctgcatattttaatcttgggtagaaagtatggaaaagtatgGGATACATGTGGTTTGATGTCAGAAGGACATTGTGAACTTGACGTGGACTGAGGATGTTCAGGTGCAACAGGCACCGCGGCTTCATTAAGTGAGACTTCTccatctccctgccaggcacGCACAGGTGTATGGCCACATCTTATGTGTTATTCTTATCTAGAGTGCGCCTTGTCATCATGCTTAAAGTTCCATGGTGATATTCTGCCTCATAGAgtagtgttatgcccagaccgtttgttccccaaagaagaccaccagagtccagagtcaaagcgaagcggcaaggatctttactacaagttcgaacttggtccctccattccacagcatacaagagggcctcgaacaatgcgagtgcttgctttttatagcccgatgtaaacaggatatgtaaagttacagggaacaaggtaattctcttggttacagcattacaattggttaacattatacatttagcattccttatcggagatctcccaggtgatgtttttctgaagtttgaaagaaatatggaggaatgtgtgctgggctcaggaagttgggagatatatgggggatgtgcctcattcctttcagtAGGTCCCAAACCGCATTCAACGCAGAAATGTACTCTTGCTATTATACTAGAAAGTGCTTTCATATACCAAGTGGGAGAGCAGTCCtaaaatctgggctggaatcACAGAAGGAAGGCTTTGGGAAGCAACAGATTCCCTAGTCCAAAGCTGGTTTTTGATGAACCTAGAAACAggaccaagagaagtgaatttgcctAAGGCCCTGACAGTGTCTCACGGTAGCATTTGAACCTAGCAGTTTCTTtacctatttctttaaatgtttagtaatgcttcctctgattcctatataaaagtattcctcattcattcttttgtttcagtgaattattgcGGTGCCACCCCGTAACAGTATTTgagtcaaaatgtggcagtgtttATCCCTTTCCAAGGTTTTTAGTTGCACAGGTTTTCAAAGTTGTGCTAACAGTTTCTTGTTGGTTGCAAggtgtcctttcagaagccaattgTGTGGTGTATTGATGTTGATTGTTGGAGGTAGTTTGGTTAGAACGTACTTCGAGTGGCTGGTgtgggcctgggggacagtgacagctgcctgcctcatgggcagagatgaagtaattgcttcctgggaagtaccatcctcctggccacactctccagCCCATTTCAGTTGTGTTGGTTTCCTCGCATCTGCACGTTTCTGGCTTCATGTGAGTCTCATTTATTGTAGCATATgacttcaggctgtggggaagaatggccattttagcacagagatgcacacaaaggaacaactggctaaATGTGAGAGAAGACATTCTTAGGgggggtttcatttcttttattctgtaacagGCAGTCTGGGAAGCATTCTGGACATGTGGCCTGCGCTGTCACAGTTCCTCCTTGCAGGATCgcagatgtttggagattgtagtgataacTGTTATCATTGAGAAGGTCATTCTCGCAGGCTCTAATAAGTCaggatttattcagtgttaatttgttaaagacaacTGTATTTCTAGCCAAATCCATGGGAGACGTTTCTCCTGGCAGTGTTGCTGGGGGTATTCCGTGGCTTAGTCTTAGGGAAGCACACGCCTTTGAATACTGCTGAAAAGAACCCAAAGTGCACCAGAGCACTTTTGCCTTACGGGGTGTTAGTCACTGATAACGCATCTCAGTCAGACCTGATGgattcttgaccccttcctttcttaattttttagttttacgtttaatttttgttttttaagagcacaaCCCCTCAGGTGGCCACCATGAATCTCTGGTGTCTTCAGCTGGTTGAAGCCTATTTGCCGTCTCTGGTTCAAACATATTCGAAGCCTGATGATGCTTCCCTCGGTtgttctgctgtgtgacctccgcGCCTGCAGGGTTCAAGagtgtcagagctgggagccGCCTTCACAACTACCAGGGTTTCCGGAACCTCCTTTATCTAGCCCTGGGGATGGAAGAGATGTCATCAGAGGTGAAGGCTTATTGGTTTACACGCCATTGATAATGAACgaggaggttttcttttatataaggggAGCTTCTTATAATGTGCTTTAGTAgggtaaagaagcttttgaggtttgctttctctggaaagataatttgtgatcctgcccttgctttcaacaaaaatataatttgcataccagtgCATGTTGTGTTACTGAGCGCTGGCTGACAAATGGttcttaactcgtcattcactcCGCCACTATTTCTTGAATGGCATATGTGTTCCAGCTGTAGTAGGAACTTGCTAGGCTCTAGGACTAACCCTTATGAATCGGGGGCCCTGGGGGAAGCAAATGCATATAACTATAAACATTTGTGGGGATATCAGAGGGGGTGACTACAGGTGCAAAACTTCGTTCATTCATTGCCCCATCTAGGAGGTTTTGTGTCTTAGCAGCGTGTTCCATAGCAACACatccctgtatcaaaacattcatcatattattttgaaattctctgcttaGGTATGTATTTTTCCCACTAAGTTTAGAACTGGTTAAGGACAGGCTATGGGGTAtgtaatatatgtacacacacacacacagatatacatattACCATAGTAAATATacaatatagatttatatatatacacacgtatatatttctccctctctatatatacacaacacacacacatacatatatacacacacacatatatatgaaatacacacacacacacacacacacttctgccaagcacagaaagtcaaaactaGGCAAGGGTTCTTTTAGTGTTTATGAAAAAACAGATGTGTTAGTTGAGAGCGTCCTTAAGTTGCCAGGGGAAAGACAGGATGGATTCACAAAGGGAgatagtgttgttttttttttctttgtttaactctTGAATTCTAAATAATCCAGACTTATAGaacagttgcaaaaatagtacagagaattcccgtATGGtcttccctcagattccccaaacatttcaccccatttttactttctttttctctctctgtggatataattttttttttctgaaatgtttgagtGGAAGGTAGAATGCTCTGAGGGATCACTGAGCTGACATAGTCTCCTAAATCCATGCTGTCAGGTGGGTGACAAAGCAGGACAGGAGGGTGATTTTGTAGGAGAGTCGGGCCACGGGCCCGAGTGTTCTCTCTGTCCCCATAGTGCCGGAGTTTCTACGTGCTCCAGGCCCGGGTTTGCATTGCACATAATTCTCAAGGGCTCATGGCAAGCTGCGCCAGAGACACAGAGGGTGGGGATGTGGGGACCCTGCCCCCAGTGGACAAAGGACTCACTGCTGGACTCTAATTTGTCTAGGTGTTTTTGTGACTTGCAGAAATACCTCCACCTTGCCTGGGTCTGGAGCCACAGGACACCTTGCCGAAGGTGAAGAATGTTCTGGAACAATGCAAGACCTGGCCAGGCTGTCCCCAGGAGCCAGCGTCCTGGGATCTCTGTGCAGCATCCAGCAACGTGAGCTTGCAGGACCCCGAGGAGCCCTCCTTCTTCTTGGAATCTGAGGATGACTGGGAGGACTCAGAGGCCCTGAGCTCACTGCTGCTGTTCCTGAACGCCCTCAGGTACAAGGCCAGCTTCCGTGGCCTGTACAACTTGGCACTGCTATGGCTGAGCAGCATGTTCTGCAGCTTTAGCGACAAGGAGGAGCTGACTGGGTGCCTGGCACAGGCCCGAGGGGCAGCCAAGAAAGCTGGCCTCTTGATGGCCCTGGCCAGACTCTGCTTCCTCCTGGGGCGGCTGTGCAGCAGGAGGCTCAAGCTGTCCCAGGCCCGGGTGTACTTGGAGGAAGCACTGGGGGCCCTGGAGGGCAGCTTTGGGGACCTGCTCCTGGTGGTGGCTGTGTACgccaacctggccagcatttaACGGAAGCAGAACGGAGAAGTGTACACAGGTGGTTCCCAAAGCCATGACTCTGCTTCTGGGGACGCCCGGCCACATCTGCAGCACCGAGGTGGAGGGAGAGCTCCTGCAGCTGGTGCCGCAGCAGGCGGTGGGTGGCCAGAGCCTGCAGGCCAAGGCCCGGGCCTGCTTCCAGTTGGCCAGGCAGCATGTGCACCTCAAGCAGCCCGAGGAGGCCCTGCCCTTCCTGGAGCGGCTGCTGCTTTTGCACAGGGACTCGGGAGCCCCAGAGGCTGCGTGGCTCTCAGACTGCTCCCTACTGCTGGCTGACATCTACTCCTGGCTCCTACTCCTGGCCGCAAGTGCCTGCCCCACCTGGTGCTGAGCTGTGTCAAGGTGGCCTCATTGAGGACACAGGACTCACTGGCCGGCTCGCTGAGAAGCGTGAACCTGGTGCTCCAGAACGCCCTCCAGCCCCACAGCCTCCCCACCCAGACTTCCCACTACCTCAGGCGAGCGCTGGCCTCCCTAACCCCGGACACAGGCCAGGCGCTGCGCGGCCTTCTTCACGCCAGCCTGGCCCAGCCGTACAGCCACCGTGGCTACCACGGCCCAGCCGTCACCTTCATGACGCAGGCTGTGGAAGCCAGTGCTGTTGCCGGAGTCTGTGCCATCATGGACTGCCTGGTGGCCCTGGCCTGGCTGCACGTGCTTCATGGACAGAGCCCGGTGGCCCTGAACTTCCTGCAGTCTGTCCAGGATGCAGTGGTGGCCAGCGAGGACCAGGAGGGTGTGATTGCCAACATGGTGGCCGTGGCTCTGAAGAGGACGGGCCTGACGAGGCAGGCAGCCGAGGGCTACTACTGCGCCCTACGGGCGGCTTGGTACCTGGGCCAGCGGAGGAACCAGGCAGTGGTGCTGGCCAACTTCGGGACCCTGTGCCTGCATGTGAGTGCCAGCAGCCTGGCCCAGCACTACCTCCTGGGGGCTGTGCGGCTGTTCTCGAGGCTTCCCTGCAGGGAGTGTGGCCGGGACTTCACCCACGTACACCTGTAGCTGGGCCACCTCTGCACCCGCCAGGGCCCAGCCCAGCAGGGCAAGTGCTACTACGAGTGGGCTCTTCTGGTCACCGTGGAGATGGACCACGTGGAGAGTGAGTGCCCCAGTTCCTCTTGTGAGCCTTCTGGGGCCACATGGGTCAGGGCACACCTGGGGTTTGTGATTCGGAAACAAGTGGTGGTTTTTCCACCATCGAAAGTGCTGAGTCATGGCCAGTAGGAGATGTTGGCAAGCGCCCTGGAGACAGGCGGTTCCCATGCAGGGCCAGGCCCTCTGTGCCCTACTGAGGCAGCCAGCTCTTCCTGGTTTGCCCAGGGACCATCCTGCCTTGAGCATTGAAAGTCCTGCGTGCTGGGAATCCCTAGACATAACCCTGGGATCAAGGCAGGCTCTGCTACGCTGGGACTTGGGGCCCCTCCATGAGCCAGGCCCTGAACGCCAGTTCTTGTGCCTGTGTTATCTGCTTGGTATCTCGGCAGCctgcgcacctgtcatcccacttcacagaggaCACGGGGCGGGTGATTGCCCAAAGCCACAGAGCATTTCATGCAAAAGCAGCTTGTTGTGCA
This Macaca mulatta isolate MMU2019108-1 chromosome 3, T2T-MMU8v2.0, whole genome shotgun sequence DNA region includes the following protein-coding sequences:
- the LOC106996035 gene encoding LOW QUALITY PROTEIN: SH3 domain and tetratricopeptide repeat-containing protein 1-like (The sequence of the model RefSeq protein was modified relative to this genomic sequence to represent the inferred CDS: inserted 2 bases in 1 codon; deleted 2 bases in 1 codon; substituted 2 bases at 2 genomic stop codons) — protein: MMLPSVVLLCDLRACRVQECQSWEPPSQLPGFPEPPLSSPGDGRDVIREIPPPCLGLEPQDTLPKVKNVLEQCKTWPGCPQEPASWDLCAASSNVSLQDPEEPSFFLESEDDWEDSEALSSLLLFLNALRYKASFRGLYNLALLWLSSMFCSFSDKEELTGCLAQARGAAKKAGLLMALARLCFLLGRLCSRRLKLSQARVYLEEALGALEGSFGDLLLVVAVYANLASIXRKQNXEKCTQVVPKAMTLLLGTPGHICSTEVEGELLQLVPQQAVGGQSLQAKARACFQLARQHVHLKQPEEALPFLERLLLLHRDSGAPEAAWLSDCSLLLADIYSAPTPGRKCLPHLVLSCVKVASLRTQDSLAGSLRSVNLVLQNALQPHSLPTQTSHYLRRALASLTPDTGQALRGLLHASLAQPYSHRGYHGPAVTFMTQAVEASAVAGVCAIMDCLVALAWLHVLHGQSPVALNFLQSVQDAVVASEDQEGVIANMVAVALKRTGLTRQAAEGYYCALRAAWYLGQRRNQAVVLANFGTLCLHVSASSLAQHYLLGAVRLFSRLPCRECGRDFTHVHLXLGHLCTRQGPAQQGKCYYEWALLVTVEMDHVESQLPAIQWLCYLYSAVMPSEAQCVIYHELQLSLARKVSDKVLEGQLLETISQLYLSLGTEWAYKSALDYSKRSLGIFIDLQRKEKEAHAWLQAGKIYYILRQSELVDLYIQVAQNVDLYTGDPNLGLELFEAAGDIFFNGAWEREEGMSFYRDQALPLAVTTDNHKAELQLQLCNKLVALLATLEESQEGLEFTYMALALSITLGDRLNEHMAYHRLAALHHRLGHGKLAEHFYLKAL